The following are from one region of the Mangifera indica cultivar Alphonso chromosome 14, CATAS_Mindica_2.1, whole genome shotgun sequence genome:
- the LOC123196730 gene encoding protein DENND6A isoform X1, producing MSRSPSFSVKPELGLKPDLDALQRWVVAFCIIRFDLEQGQLIEECYPPACLTQDEELEVAFSSFPDSISQNQNHSSIHDCIFFFRFQRQKNCPQGNVTSSEITRVDDNVSPRPSEGIVPKNSKSRNNSEDTKYLYGYVFNRQRHDERLKRGGEQKSVVILSHRPFSSVFRPLLQIMGPLYFDIGKKAVEHIAAYVSMWPSPVPGKLMQLPIGNSMLKVNLPPSHSLPLQSGILFEDSISPMAPFLPNNQSVPQGLFHDSDLFGTFRGLLLQLWVLWELLLIGEPILIIAPTPPQCCEAVASLVSLIAPMLCSIDFRPYFTIHDPQFAHLNSLQEGDTIPPMVLGVTNLFFLKALHNFPHIVSVGSPAFNSNRVTLSTGKFSGRPEGFGIQQLSLKKFSPSNILNAMKLRRDGPLCLMTEHKEAIWSTYSATTKPDTSILNRLIDAGLSPRVEESMSVVNNEILRRHFLELTTNFLAPFGPFFRTTAPSEGSSPYSDPPPLPLFNADEFLSSLSARGVGKFLSKRMRSNWLDLYRKFLEGPNFMPWFQRRSAAAEQEQNRLWRQARMRTDIQQLISKMSELEIVDSFNAIERHLTEEAQLQKSGWAAEDSAAFCQKLKGDLQAVFNVLPKDVQQLLLMNPQRAAFLQVQS from the exons ATGAGTCGGTCACCTTCGTTTTCTGTGAAGCCAGAGCTTGGTTTAAAGCCTGACCTGGACGCTTTGCAAAGATGGGTTGTTGCCTTCTGTATTATTAGGTTTGATCTCGAACAAGGCCAGCTCATTGAAGAGTGTTACCCACCGGCTTGTCTTACTCAAGATGAAGAGCTTGAGGTTGCTTTTAGTTCATTTCCAGATTCCATTTCCCAGAACCAAAACCACTCTAGTATACATGATTGCATATTCTTTTTCCGGTTCCAAAGGCAGAAAAATTGTCCTCAGGGAAATGTGACTTCGTCTGAGATAACCAGAGTTGATGACAATGTATCGCCAAGGCCCTCGGAGGGGATAGTacctaaaaattcaaaaagtagaaataatagTGAGGATACCAAATATCTGTATGGTTATGTGTTTAATAGGCAAAGGCATGACGAGAGACTAAAACGAGGTGGAGAACAAAAATCAGTGGTGATATTATCTCATAGGCCTTTCTCTAGTGTGTTTAGACCACTGTTACAAATTATGGGTCCCTTGTATTTTGACATTGGAAAGAAAGCTGTTGAGCATATTGCTGCTTATGTTTCAATGTGGCCTTCACCTGTACCTGGTAAGTTAATGCAGCTTCCTATTGGGAATTCCATGCTTAAGGTGAACTTGCCACCTTCACATAGCTTGCCCTTGCAAAGTGGAATATTGTTTGAAGATTCAATTTCCCCAATGGCACCTTTTCTTCCTAACAATCAGTCAGTTCCACAAGGTCTTTTTCATGATTCAGATCTATTCGGGACATTCCGGGGCCTTCTATTGCAGCTTTGGGTGTTATGGGAGTTGTTACTTATTGGTGAACCCATTCTTATCATAGCACCAACTCCTCCCCAATGTTGTGAGGCTGTTGCTAGTCTTGTAAGTTTAATAGCCCCAATGCTTTGTAGTATTGACTTTAGGCCTTATTTTACCATCCATGATCCACAATTTGCACATTTGAATTCGCTTCAAGAGGGGGATACTATCCCTCCTATGGTTTTGGGTGTCACGAATCTGTTTTTCCTTAAAGCTCTTCATAATTTTCCCCACATCGTATCAGTTGGAAGCCCTGCTTTCAATTCAAACCGAGTTACACTTTCTACTGGCAAATTTTCTGGTAGACCTGAAGGGTTTGGTATTCAACAGCTCTCCCTAAAGAAGTTTTCTCCTTCAAATATATTGAATGCTATGAAGTTGAGGAGAGATGGTCCTCTTTGTCTCATGACAGAACACAAGGAAGCCATTTGGAGCACTTATTCAGCAACAACCAAGCCTGATACTTCTATCTTGAATAGGCTTATAGATGCTGGGCTGTCACCAAGGGTTGAGGAGTCGATGTCAGTTGTGAACAATGAGATATTGCGTCGACATTTCTTGGAGCTCACTACCAACTTTTTGGCTCCCTTTGGTCCATTTTTTAGGACTACAGCACCTTCTGAAGGATCTTCTCCATATTCTGATCCTCCCCCACTCCCACTATTTAATGCTGATGAATTTCTTTCAAGCTTATCAGCTAGAGGTGTTGGAAAGTTTCTGTCAAAGCGAATGAGATCCAATTGGCTGGACTTATACAG GAAGTTTTTGGAAGGACCAAACTTTATGCCATGGTTTCAAAGAAGGAGTGCTGCTGCAGAACAAGAACAGAATCGATTATGGAGGCAGGCAAGAATGAGGACTGACATACAGCAGCTAATTTCTAAAATGTCTGAATTGGAAATTGTTGATTCATTCAATGCTATTGAGAGACATCTTACAGAAGAAGCGCAG TTGCAGAAATCTGGATGGGCTGCTGAAGACTCTGCAGCGTTTTGCCAGAAGCTAAAAGGAGATCTACAGGCAGTGTTCAATGTTCTTCCCAAGGACGTGCAGCAGCTTCTGCTTATGAACCCACAGAGGGCAGCCTTTTTACAAGTCCAGAGCTGA
- the LOC123195549 gene encoding uncharacterized protein LOC123195549 isoform X1, producing MAFSSLSRYCLFSNSITSFLTPGESFKLCTCGSDWRRIQPSNIYYDIAIRMSLCTYKFWRMVFFPIWIFHAVAARGRFSLPAPSVPHNRHWAPCHSIVATPLLIAFELLLCIYLESVYVQGMPAVNLKIVFLPLLAFEMIVLIDNLRMCRALMPGDEERMNDEAIWEALPHFWVAISMVFFVAATVLTLLKLCGYIGALGWWDLFINFGIAECFAFLVCTKWSNPVIHRNRRTVQSSSSSMTIRYLDWNSGLVVAPDEDQNQDRLCGLSDIGGHIMKIPIIGFQILLCMRLEGTPAGARDIPLPILFSPLFLLQGAGVLFAASRLVEKIVLLLRSGAGTGIYFRFSARAHDCLGFLHHGSRLLGWWSIDEGSREEHARLVHESASGYNTFCGYPPEIVKKMPKKDLAEEVWRLQAALGEQTEITKYSQREFERLQNEKVLCRVCFQAEINVVLLPCRHRILCSTCCDRCKKCPICRVTIEERLPVYDV from the exons ATGGCCTTCTCTTCACTTTCACGCTATTGCTTGTTCTCAAACTCGATCACGTCGTTTCTTACTCCTGGTG AGAGTTTCAAGCTGTGCACGTGTGGGTCAGATTGGAGGAGGATTCAgccatcaaatatatattatgatatagcCATCAGAATGAGCCTGTGTACATATAAGTTTTGGAG GATGGTGTTCTTTCCCATTTGGATATTTCATGCAGTTGCTGCTCGAGGAAGATTCTCATTACCTGCTCCATCAGTTCCACATAATCGTCAT TGGGCTCCTTGCCATTCCATTGTTGCAACACCATTGCTTATTGCATTTGAACTGCTCCTTTGTATATATCTTGAGAGTGTATATG TTCAAGGTATGCCAGCTGTCAATTTGAAGATTGTCTTTCTTCCCCTTTTGGCATTTGAAATGATTGTCCTAATAGATAATTTAAG AATGTGTAGAGCTCTTATGCCAGGAGATGAAGAAAGGATGAATGATGAAGCAATATGGGAGGCACTGCCT CACTTTTGGGTTGCAATTTCCATGGTCTTCTTTGTAGCTGCTACAGTCTTAACCCTCCTAAAGCTATGCG GTTATATAGGTGCTCTTGGCTGGTGGGacttgtttataaattttgg AATTGCAGAATGCTTTGCTTTTCTTGTCTGTACAAAGTGGTCTAATCCTGTAATTCATCGAAATCGTCGCACAGTACAATCTAGCTCATCTTCTATGACGATTAGATATCTTGACTGGAATAGTGGCTTAGTAGTTGCTCCAGATGAAGATCAGAACCAGGATAGACTGTGTGGCCTGTCAGATATCGGTGGCCACATTATGAAAATTCCAATAATAGGATTTCAGATCCTCCTTTGTATGCGTTTAGAG GGTACACCTGCCGGTGCTAGAGATATACCACTTCCGATCCTTTTCTCTCCACTTTTCCTGCTGCAAGGTGCTGGTGTCCTATTTGCTGCATCTAGATTGGTTGAGAAAATTGTACTTTTATTACGAAGTGGAGCTGGCACAggaatatattttagattttctgCAAGAGCTCATGATTGCTTGGGGTTCTTGCACCATGGTTCCAG ATTATTGGGTTGGTGGTCAATTGATGAAGGAAGTCGAGAAGAACATGCTCGACTTGTCCATGAGAGTGCTTCTGG GTATAACACTTTCTGTGGTTATCCACCTGAAATAGTGAAGAAAATGCCCAAAAAGGATCTTGCTGAAGAG GTATGGAGACTCCAAGCAGCACTTGGTGAGCAGACAGAGATCACGAAATATAGCCAGCGGGAGTTTGAAAGACTTCAAAAT GAAAAAGTGTTATGTCGAGTTTGCTTTCAGGCAGAGATAAACGTAGTTTTGCTTCCATGTAGGCATCGCATCCTTTGTAG CACCTGCTGTGATAGATGTAAAAAATGCCCGATTTGCCGTGTCACTATTGAGGAGCGGTTGCCTGTATATGATGTTTAA
- the LOC123195549 gene encoding uncharacterized protein LOC123195549 isoform X2 has protein sequence MSWRRVLKSVQPVLAHGLLFTFTLLLVLKLDHVVSYSWWMVFFPIWIFHAVAARGRFSLPAPSVPHNRHWAPCHSIVATPLLIAFELLLCIYLESVYVQGMPAVNLKIVFLPLLAFEMIVLIDNLRMCRALMPGDEERMNDEAIWEALPHFWVAISMVFFVAATVLTLLKLCGYIGALGWWDLFINFGIAECFAFLVCTKWSNPVIHRNRRTVQSSSSSMTIRYLDWNSGLVVAPDEDQNQDRLCGLSDIGGHIMKIPIIGFQILLCMRLEGTPAGARDIPLPILFSPLFLLQGAGVLFAASRLVEKIVLLLRSGAGTGIYFRFSARAHDCLGFLHHGSRLLGWWSIDEGSREEHARLVHESASGYNTFCGYPPEIVKKMPKKDLAEEVWRLQAALGEQTEITKYSQREFERLQNEKVLCRVCFQAEINVVLLPCRHRILCSTCCDRCKKCPICRVTIEERLPVYDV, from the exons ATGAGCTGGAGAAGAGTGTTGAAGTCCGTACAGCCTGTGCTTGCACATGGCCTTCTCTTCACTTTCACGCTATTGCTTGTTCTCAAACTCGATCACGTCGTTTCTTACTCCTGGTG GATGGTGTTCTTTCCCATTTGGATATTTCATGCAGTTGCTGCTCGAGGAAGATTCTCATTACCTGCTCCATCAGTTCCACATAATCGTCAT TGGGCTCCTTGCCATTCCATTGTTGCAACACCATTGCTTATTGCATTTGAACTGCTCCTTTGTATATATCTTGAGAGTGTATATG TTCAAGGTATGCCAGCTGTCAATTTGAAGATTGTCTTTCTTCCCCTTTTGGCATTTGAAATGATTGTCCTAATAGATAATTTAAG AATGTGTAGAGCTCTTATGCCAGGAGATGAAGAAAGGATGAATGATGAAGCAATATGGGAGGCACTGCCT CACTTTTGGGTTGCAATTTCCATGGTCTTCTTTGTAGCTGCTACAGTCTTAACCCTCCTAAAGCTATGCG GTTATATAGGTGCTCTTGGCTGGTGGGacttgtttataaattttgg AATTGCAGAATGCTTTGCTTTTCTTGTCTGTACAAAGTGGTCTAATCCTGTAATTCATCGAAATCGTCGCACAGTACAATCTAGCTCATCTTCTATGACGATTAGATATCTTGACTGGAATAGTGGCTTAGTAGTTGCTCCAGATGAAGATCAGAACCAGGATAGACTGTGTGGCCTGTCAGATATCGGTGGCCACATTATGAAAATTCCAATAATAGGATTTCAGATCCTCCTTTGTATGCGTTTAGAG GGTACACCTGCCGGTGCTAGAGATATACCACTTCCGATCCTTTTCTCTCCACTTTTCCTGCTGCAAGGTGCTGGTGTCCTATTTGCTGCATCTAGATTGGTTGAGAAAATTGTACTTTTATTACGAAGTGGAGCTGGCACAggaatatattttagattttctgCAAGAGCTCATGATTGCTTGGGGTTCTTGCACCATGGTTCCAG ATTATTGGGTTGGTGGTCAATTGATGAAGGAAGTCGAGAAGAACATGCTCGACTTGTCCATGAGAGTGCTTCTGG GTATAACACTTTCTGTGGTTATCCACCTGAAATAGTGAAGAAAATGCCCAAAAAGGATCTTGCTGAAGAG GTATGGAGACTCCAAGCAGCACTTGGTGAGCAGACAGAGATCACGAAATATAGCCAGCGGGAGTTTGAAAGACTTCAAAAT GAAAAAGTGTTATGTCGAGTTTGCTTTCAGGCAGAGATAAACGTAGTTTTGCTTCCATGTAGGCATCGCATCCTTTGTAG CACCTGCTGTGATAGATGTAAAAAATGCCCGATTTGCCGTGTCACTATTGAGGAGCGGTTGCCTGTATATGATGTTTAA
- the LOC123195824 gene encoding transcription factor MYBS1-like: MSNNSASSWSRDEEKAFENAIAMHWNSSSSTATTTSEEGDSSSLEEQWQKIASMVPSKSIEELKQHYQLLMEDLREIEAGHVPLPNYVGELEGASLATSSKDFLGFSGSVSGEKRSNCAYESGFTGLSHESSGHGGKGGSTADQERRKGIPWTEEEHRLFLLGLDKFGKGDWRSISRNFVISRTPTQVASHAQKYFIRLNSMNRDRRRSSIHDITSVNNGEVSSHLHHHQTPGQQGDRNPGGGPAMGASVKHRGGQPHLLGLGMYGAPVGHPIAAPGHMAVGTPVMLPPPGHHPHPPHVVPVTYPMAAPPAMHQ; the protein is encoded by the exons ATGTCCAATAATTCAGCCTCTTCTTGGAgtagagatgaagaaaaagctTTTGAAAACGCCATTGCAATGCATTGGAATAGTAGTAGTAGCACTGCTACTACTACAAGTGAAGAGGGCGACTCATCATCATTAGAAGAGCAATGGCAAAAGATTGCTTCAATGGTTCCAAGTAAAAGTATAGAAGAATTAAAGCAACATTATCAGTTGTTAATGGAGGATTTGCGGGAAATAGAGGCTGGACACGTGCCGCTACCAAATTATGTTGGAGAATTAGAAGGTGCATCATTGGCTACATCAAGTAAAGATTTTCTTGGCTTTTCAGGCTCAGTAAGTGGCGAAAAGAGGTCAAATTGTGCCTATGAAAGTGGGTTCACAGGGCTGAGCCATGAGTCAAGTGGGCATGGAGGCAAAGGAGGCTCAACGGCTGAccaagaaaggagaaaaggaaTTCCATGGACAGAAGAAGAACATAG GTTATTTCTACTGGGTTTGGACAAATTTGGGAAAGGGGATTGGAGAAGTATTTCAAGAAACTTTGTTATATCAAGAACCCCAACACAAGTTGCTAGCCATGCGCAGAAGTATTTCATACGGTTGAACTCAATGAATAGAGACAGGAGGAGGTCGAGCATACACGATATAACAAGTGTGAACAATGGAGAGGTGTcatctcatcttcatcatcatcaaactccAGGGCAACAGGGGGACAGAAACCCAGGAGGGGGTCCAGCAATGGGAGCATCGGTGAAGCACAGGGGGGGTCAGCCACATTTGCTTGGCTTGGGAATGTATGGAGCTCCTGTTGGGCACCCAATTGCAGCTCCTGGGCATATGGCTGTTGGGACTCCTGTTATGCTTCCTCCACCAGGCcatcatcctcatcctcctcatgTTGTTCCGGTGACTTATCCAATGGCAGCGCCACCGGCAATGCAccaataa
- the LOC123196730 gene encoding protein DENND6A isoform X2: MSRSPSFSVKPELGLKPDLDALQRWVVAFCIIRFDLEQGQLIEECYPPACLTQDEELEVAFSSFPDSISQNQNHSSIHDCIFFFRFQRQKNCPQGNVTSSEITRVDDNVSPRPSEGIVPKNSKSRNNSEDTKYLYGYVFNRQRHDERLKRGGEQKSVVILSHRPFSSVFRPLLQIMGPLYFDIGKKAVEHIAAYVSMWPSPVPGKLMQLPIGNSMLKVNLPPSHSLPLQSGILFEDSISPMAPFLPNNQSVPQGLFHDSDLFGTFRGLLLQLWVLWELLLIGEPILIIAPTPPQCCEAVASLVSLIAPMLCSIDFRPYFTIHDPQFAHLNSLQEGDTIPPMVLGVTNLFFLKALHNFPHIVSVGSPAFNSNRVTLSTGKFSGRPEGFGIQQLSLKKFSPSNILNAMKLRRDGPLCLMTEHKEAIWSTYSATTKPDTSILNRLIDAGLSPRVEESMSVVNNEILRRHFLELTTNFLAPFGPFFRTTAPSEGSSPYSDPPPLPLFNADEFLSSLSARGVGKFLSKRMRSNWLDLYSFWKDQTLCHGFKEGVLLQNKNRIDYGGRQE, encoded by the exons ATGAGTCGGTCACCTTCGTTTTCTGTGAAGCCAGAGCTTGGTTTAAAGCCTGACCTGGACGCTTTGCAAAGATGGGTTGTTGCCTTCTGTATTATTAGGTTTGATCTCGAACAAGGCCAGCTCATTGAAGAGTGTTACCCACCGGCTTGTCTTACTCAAGATGAAGAGCTTGAGGTTGCTTTTAGTTCATTTCCAGATTCCATTTCCCAGAACCAAAACCACTCTAGTATACATGATTGCATATTCTTTTTCCGGTTCCAAAGGCAGAAAAATTGTCCTCAGGGAAATGTGACTTCGTCTGAGATAACCAGAGTTGATGACAATGTATCGCCAAGGCCCTCGGAGGGGATAGTacctaaaaattcaaaaagtagaaataatagTGAGGATACCAAATATCTGTATGGTTATGTGTTTAATAGGCAAAGGCATGACGAGAGACTAAAACGAGGTGGAGAACAAAAATCAGTGGTGATATTATCTCATAGGCCTTTCTCTAGTGTGTTTAGACCACTGTTACAAATTATGGGTCCCTTGTATTTTGACATTGGAAAGAAAGCTGTTGAGCATATTGCTGCTTATGTTTCAATGTGGCCTTCACCTGTACCTGGTAAGTTAATGCAGCTTCCTATTGGGAATTCCATGCTTAAGGTGAACTTGCCACCTTCACATAGCTTGCCCTTGCAAAGTGGAATATTGTTTGAAGATTCAATTTCCCCAATGGCACCTTTTCTTCCTAACAATCAGTCAGTTCCACAAGGTCTTTTTCATGATTCAGATCTATTCGGGACATTCCGGGGCCTTCTATTGCAGCTTTGGGTGTTATGGGAGTTGTTACTTATTGGTGAACCCATTCTTATCATAGCACCAACTCCTCCCCAATGTTGTGAGGCTGTTGCTAGTCTTGTAAGTTTAATAGCCCCAATGCTTTGTAGTATTGACTTTAGGCCTTATTTTACCATCCATGATCCACAATTTGCACATTTGAATTCGCTTCAAGAGGGGGATACTATCCCTCCTATGGTTTTGGGTGTCACGAATCTGTTTTTCCTTAAAGCTCTTCATAATTTTCCCCACATCGTATCAGTTGGAAGCCCTGCTTTCAATTCAAACCGAGTTACACTTTCTACTGGCAAATTTTCTGGTAGACCTGAAGGGTTTGGTATTCAACAGCTCTCCCTAAAGAAGTTTTCTCCTTCAAATATATTGAATGCTATGAAGTTGAGGAGAGATGGTCCTCTTTGTCTCATGACAGAACACAAGGAAGCCATTTGGAGCACTTATTCAGCAACAACCAAGCCTGATACTTCTATCTTGAATAGGCTTATAGATGCTGGGCTGTCACCAAGGGTTGAGGAGTCGATGTCAGTTGTGAACAATGAGATATTGCGTCGACATTTCTTGGAGCTCACTACCAACTTTTTGGCTCCCTTTGGTCCATTTTTTAGGACTACAGCACCTTCTGAAGGATCTTCTCCATATTCTGATCCTCCCCCACTCCCACTATTTAATGCTGATGAATTTCTTTCAAGCTTATCAGCTAGAGGTGTTGGAAAGTTTCTGTCAAAGCGAATGAGATCCAATTGGCTGGACTTATACAG TTTTTGGAAGGACCAAACTTTATGCCATGGTTTCAAAGAAGGAGTGCTGCTGCAGAACAAGAACAGAATCGATTATGGAGGCAGGCAAGAATGA
- the LOC123196954 gene encoding small polypeptide DEVIL 4, translated as MEMKSTSNISGESKRKFSCKGLGGFLKEQRGRLYIIRRCVVMLLCWHD; from the coding sequence ATGGAGATGAAAAGTACTTCTAACATTAGTGGGGAGTCTAAGAGGAAATTTTCATGTAAAGGCTTAGGTGGGTTCCTTAAAGAGCAAAGAGGTAGGCTCTACATTATAAGAAGATGTGTTGTTATGCTTCTGTGCTGGCATGATTAG